A genomic window from Patescibacteria group bacterium includes:
- the rpsF gene encoding 30S ribosomal protein S6 — MEQYELLFIIPAKYTEEELKQLSDKVAGIVTSAGGTIKETHDLGRRKLAYPIKNARNGNYVLFFYEAEPAVTIKLNELLRMSTDILRHLIIVRDPHITKIPSLIEEEPRHERYEGRPQGQVASQPATIQQQQPAKDKMSIAELDKKLEQILTDDIL; from the coding sequence ATGGAGCAGTACGAACTTTTATTCATCATCCCGGCAAAGTACACCGAGGAGGAGCTGAAGCAGCTTTCCGACAAGGTGGCTGGCATCGTGACCTCGGCTGGAGGCACGATCAAGGAGACTCACGATCTCGGTCGGCGCAAGCTCGCGTATCCGATCAAGAACGCCCGCAACGGGAATTACGTCCTGTTCTTCTACGAAGCCGAACCGGCGGTGACGATCAAACTCAACGAGCTTTTGCGCATGTCGACCGACATCTTGCGCCACTTGATCATAGTCCGCGATCCGCATATCACCAAGATCCCGTCGCTCATCGAGGAAGAACCGCGGCATGAGCGCTACGAAGGGCGGCCACAGGGCCAGGTTGCGTCCCAGCCCGCCACCATCCAGCAGCAACAGCCGGCCAAGGACAAGATGAGCATCGCCGAACTGGATAAGAAACTGGAGCAGATCCTGACCGACGACATCCTCTAA
- a CDS encoding DNA methyltransferase encodes MRYFFILGLHPALSFAEISAVLADNRFEIKDLLEAAIVIETEKELDLPALMRRLGGTIKAGRIIDGPAKLTDDEVLAKAADHLLTAHGDDSRPVFGFSAYTALGVEGVRSLAKKIIVRGMETKKILREQDRASRWVRPQTGLTLSSVVVTKNKLIEEGAEFVVLIDRNSLVSLAVTEAVQPFEEFSRADYGRPARDTHQGMLPPKLARMMINLAGVGTDAVIIDPFCGSGTVLTEAIQMGFQDVVGSDLNPTAVKSTEQNITWLKEHGSAPKTVRLFASDARHIGQHLEPASIDAVVAETFLGSPRHGREKRSELQKTLSDLSRLYYESLGAWRRLLKPGAAVVLALPVYVLGPERHGLKADEFVKLGYAIEPLLKSDALVKLDVKETKNRGLVYGRADQLVWREIIRLRWNGDPAAK; translated from the coding sequence ATGCGCTACTTCTTCATATTAGGACTGCACCCCGCGCTCTCGTTCGCCGAGATCTCGGCCGTGCTCGCGGACAACAGATTCGAGATCAAAGACCTCCTGGAGGCCGCGATTGTGATTGAGACCGAAAAAGAACTCGACCTGCCGGCGCTCATGAGACGGCTGGGCGGCACGATCAAAGCCGGCCGCATCATCGACGGACCAGCCAAACTCACGGACGACGAGGTTCTCGCCAAAGCCGCCGACCACCTGCTCACCGCGCACGGCGATGATTCGCGCCCAGTCTTCGGTTTCAGCGCCTACACCGCTTTAGGCGTCGAAGGCGTACGCAGTCTGGCGAAGAAGATCATCGTCCGCGGCATGGAGACCAAAAAAATTCTCCGGGAGCAGGACCGCGCTTCGCGCTGGGTGCGTCCGCAGACCGGACTCACACTGAGCTCGGTCGTCGTGACCAAGAACAAACTCATCGAAGAGGGAGCCGAGTTTGTGGTCCTGATCGACCGCAACAGCCTCGTGAGCCTCGCAGTCACCGAAGCCGTCCAACCTTTCGAAGAATTCTCCCGCGCCGATTACGGCCGTCCGGCCCGCGATACCCATCAGGGCATGCTACCGCCGAAACTCGCCCGCATGATGATCAACCTGGCCGGCGTCGGCACAGATGCCGTCATCATCGATCCATTCTGCGGCTCGGGAACCGTGCTCACCGAAGCGATCCAGATGGGTTTCCAGGATGTCGTCGGCAGCGACCTGAATCCGACGGCGGTCAAAAGCACCGAACAGAATATCACCTGGCTGAAGGAACACGGCAGCGCGCCGAAAACGGTCCGGCTTTTCGCCTCGGACGCCAGGCATATCGGCCAGCATCTGGAACCGGCGAGCATCGATGCTGTCGTGGCCGAAACTTTCCTCGGTTCGCCGCGCCACGGCCGGGAAAAACGCTCCGAGCTGCAGAAGACGCTGTCCGATCTGAGCCGCCTGTATTATGAATCGCTCGGCGCCTGGCGCCGGCTGCTGAAACCCGGCGCCGCGGTCGTCTTGGCGCTGCCGGTCTACGTGCTGGGTCCTGAACGGCACGGGTTGAAAGCCGATGAATTCGTGAAACTGGGCTATGCCATCGAGCCGCTGCTCAAGAGCGACGCGCTGGTCAAACTGGATGTCAAAGAGACCAAGAACCGCGGCCTGGTCTACGGCCGGGCCGACCAATTGGTCTGGCGGGAGATCATTCGCCTGCGTTGGAACGGCGACCCAGCGGCCAAATAA